The following are encoded together in the Strongyloides ratti genome assembly S_ratti_ED321, chromosome : 2 genome:
- a CDS encoding Ribosomal protein S27e family and Zinc-binding ribosomal protein domain and Ribosomal protein S27e, zinc-binding domain-containing protein, giving the protein MPLARDLLHPDPVKERQAYKLHRLVQHPNSFFMDVKCPGCFKITTVFSHAQSVVVCIGCNAMLCQPTGGKARLVEGCAFRKKAH; this is encoded by the coding sequence ATGCCTTTAGCTAGAGATTTACTTCACCCTGATCCAGTTAAAGAACGCCAAGCATACAAGCTTCATAGACTTGTCCAGCACCCAAATTCTTTCTTTATGGACGTCAAATGCCCAggatgttttaaaattacaacaGTTTTTTCACATGCTCAATCAGTTGTTGTATGCATTGGATGTAACGCTATGCTCTGTCAACCAACAGGAGGAAAAGCCAGATTAGTCGAAGGATGTGCTTTCCGTAAAAAGGCTcactaa
- a CDS encoding Tubulin alpha-4 chain, which yields MSRNSKMREVVSIHIGQAGVQIGNACWELYCLEHGIGPDGLMPSDSSVGIEDNSYNTFFSETQSGKHCPRAIFVDLEPTVVDEVRTGTYKQLFHPEQLITGKEDAANNYARGHYTIGKEIIDVTMDRIRRLCERCQGLQGFLLFHSFGGGTGSGFASLVMERLSVEFGKKAKLEFSIYPAPQISTSMVEPYNSILTTHTTLEHSDCSFMIDNEAIYDIAIKNIGITSPTYTNLNRLIAQVVSSITASLRFDGALNVDLTEFQTNLVPYPRIHFPLATYSPIISAEKAYHEQLSVSEITAQVFEPGHQMVKCDPRNGKYMACCLLYRGDVVPKDVNSAITAIKTKRSIQFVEWCPTGFKVGINYQPPTVIPGGDMAKLQRAVCMLCNTTAISEAWARLDHKFDLMYAKRAFVHWYVGEGMEEGEFSEAREDLAALEKDYEEVGIDTFDGQEEY from the exons ATGTCAAGAAATAGTAAAAtg agaGAAGTTGTCTCTATTCATATAGGACAAGCTGGAGTACAAATTGGTAATGCTTGTTGGGAACTTTACTGTTTGGAACATGGAATTGGTCCTGATGGTTTGATGCCAAGTGATTCTTCTGTTGGTATTGAAGACAACTCTtacaatacattttttaGTGAAACACAAAGTGGTAAACATTGTCCTAGAGCAATTTTTGTTGATTTAGAACCAACTGTTGTTGATGAAGTAAGAACTGGAACATATAAACAACTTTTTCATCCTGAACAACTTATTACTGGAAAAGAAGATGCTGCGAATAATTATGCTCGTGGTCATTATACTATTGGAAAAGAAATTATTGATGTAACTATGGATAGAATTAGAAGACTATGTGAACGTTGTCAAGGTCTTCAAGGATTCCTTCTTTTTCATTCCTTTGGTGGTGGTACAGGAAGTGGTTTCGCTTCACTTGTAATGGAACGTTTAAGTGTAGAATTTGGTAAAAAAGCTAAACTTGAATTTTCTATTTATCCTGCCCCACAAATTAGTACATCAATGGTTGAACCATACAATTCAATTTTAACAACTCATACAACTTTAGAACATTCTGATTGTTCTTTTATGATTGATAATGAAGCAATTTATGATATTGCTATCAAAAATATTGGTATTACATCACCAACTTACACAAATCTTAATAGATTAATTGCTCAAGTTGTTTCATCAATTACAGCATCTTTACGTTTTGATGGTGCATTGAATGTTGATTTAACAGAATTTCAAACAAATCTTGTTCCATATCCAAGAATACATTTTCCACTTGCTACATATTCACCAATTATTTCAGCAGAGAAAGCTTATCATGAACAATTATCTGTATCTGAAATTACTGCACAAGTTTTTGAACCTGGACATCAaatg gTTAAATGTGATCCAAGAAATGGAAAATATATGGCATGCTGTTTACTTTATCGTGGAGATGTTGTACCAAAAGATGTCAATTCAGCAATTACAGCAATAAAAACTAAACGTTCAATACAATTTGTAGAATGGTGTCCAACAGGATTTAAAGTTGGTATTAATTATCAACCACCAACAGTCATACCTGGTGGAGATATGGCAAAACTTCAAAGAGCTGTATGTATGCTTTGTAATACAACAGCAATTTCAGAGGCATGGGCACGTCTTGATCATAAATTTGATCTTATGTATGCCAAAAGAGCTTTTGTTCATTGGTATGTTGGTGAAGGAATGGAAGAAGGTGAATTTAGTGAAGCTAGAGAAGACCTTGCTGCTCTTGAAAAAGATTATGAAGAAGTTGGTATAGATACCTTTGATGGACAAGAagaatattga
- a CDS encoding GPCR, rhodopsin-like, 7TM domain and 7TM GPCR, serpentine receptor class v (Srv) family-containing protein: MIDGLKIVTILEYTTTLCSILCLPVNIIFLIMLYKRHKQPSLASSFFILCRHLTVADILMMLYSTILFKFPIYGWIPSDFVWELKDWSVLPVLGVQYFGHAQAIGIIGIALNRFTAVYSPIRHRDFWWKKSHINLLLFLQWILPLFCILPLFFAEFKVVLNSHTGGVLFYASDHTFHRVYFLGMSVLDGGIINAFVSVLYGSIFYHIKMHVTIKKPHEIALRLASSGFLIFLCYLALGIFSLLSALAPPTDPWMYRTIWFIVNDILCSTNAPILLALNKPIRKEFFKVIGTKNKRNIKRKENLLIEHV, encoded by the exons atgattgatggattaaaaatagtaacaATCTTAGAATATACAACAACATTATGTTCAATATTATGTTTACCggtaaatattatatttttaattatgttatataaaagGCATAAACAACCATCATTGGCAAGTTCGTTTTTTATTCTATGTAGGCATTTGACTGTTGctgatattttaatgatgCTCTATTCaacaatactttttaaatttcctATATATGGATGGATACCATCAGATTTTGTTTGGGAACTAAAAGATTGGTCAGTTCTTCCAGTTCTTGGTGTTCAATATTTTGGACATGCTCAAGCTATTGGAATTATTGGAATTGCATTAAATag attcaCTGCCGTTTATTCACCAATAAGACATAGAGATTTTTGGTGGAAAAAAAGTcatataaatcttttattatttctacaATGGATATTACCTTTATTTTGTATCTTGCCATTATTTTTTGCTGAATTTAAGGTTGTCCTAAATTCTCATACAGGAggagttttattttatgctTCTGATCACACATTTCATCGTGTTTATTTTCTTGGTATGTCAGTTTTGGATGGTGGTATAATAAATGCATTTGTTAGTGTATTGTATGgaagtatattttatcatatcaaAATGCATGTGACAATAAAAAAACCTCATGAAATTGCATTAAGATTAGCTTCATCGGgatttctaatatttttatgttatttagCATTGGGAATATTTTCTTTGTTATCAGCACTAGCACCACCAACAGATCCATGGATGTATAGGACGATATGGTTTATtgttaatgatattttatgtaGTACAAATGCACCTATTTTATTGGCATTAAATAAGCCAATtagaaaagaattttttaaagttattggAACAAAAAATAAGAGGAATATTAAAAGGAAAGAAAACTTACTTATTGAACATGTTTAA